One Streptomyces lincolnensis genomic region harbors:
- a CDS encoding DUF397 domain-containing protein: protein MSSIPEYDLDTGTWHKSSYSGGSGGNCLEVADGNPTIIPVRDSKNPRGPKLAFRPEAWSAFLEAVKAP from the coding sequence ATGAGCAGCATCCCTGAGTACGACCTGGACACGGGCACCTGGCACAAGTCCAGCTACAGCGGAGGCAGCGGCGGCAACTGCCTCGAAGTCGCCGACGGCAACCCCACCATCATCCCCGTCCGCGACTCCAAGAACCCCCGGGGCCCGAAGCTCGCGTTCCGGCCGGAGGCATGGTCCGCGTTCCTCGAAGCGGTGAAGGCACCCTAG
- a CDS encoding WD40 repeat domain-containing protein has product MFEFAARLRKLREQAGSPTYRDLARDAHYSIASLSSAAAGRQLPSLAVTLAYVRVCGGDEREWKLIWQRTADACTSACTGQGTSAETGPEDRRSGGAKPPYVGLAAFGEADAGVFFGREKLTGTLVEHLKEKRLLVLFGASGSGKSSVLRAGVLPAFPGVSSLVFTPGPHPLEECAVRLAARAGADPGQVRDGLTAEPPTFHRLVRRILAREQEAGSTADELLVVVDQFEEVFTVCRDPRERERFLAALLHAAQAPDSRTRVAIAVRSDFYTHCTRLPGLVDVLPHAHHPVGPMTVEELRAAIVKPAARSRLTVESALLTSLTADAHGRPGALPLLSHALLETWSRRRGNALTLAGYRAAGGFEGALAQTAEAFHHALGDSGRQAARRLFLRLVALGEGTEDTKRRVPRQELDDGPDTEFVLEQATRARLLTVDGDHVEIAHEALIRCWPRLGDWLEEDRDQERLRRALTEATTLWESLDHDPDILYRGVRLAAAKDLPRQALTTRERAFLDAGESAARQTQRREGRRLRRLRRLVGALVVLLVCAVAAAGFAVQAQSTITRQRNEAVILRAADEAVRLSPSNPSLAVPIALAAYRQAPQSRTRDALLSTLSIASTDPRPTGYTPAVTADGRTLAMADQSEIVLWDLSDPRQLRRLGAIDTREFALNGIEFTPHGDTLVGVGSDHVLRLWDVRDPRRPTLLCKRPTGHTEAVYSLALRHDGRLAATSGYDDVLHLWDITDPARPRRLDSLVGHTANVKPVAFSPDGRTLASGSDDRTIRVWDVTDPRHATPVAVLKGHRHFVDALAYSPDGRTLLSGSDDHTAKLWDISDLPRHRRLSDLVRHADIVAGVAFASHGRTAVTVGVDGGVNVWDVTDPARPAPLAHLTNPRGTVKEVRHLAAHGLFLTVTAHRSVQIWHTELDRALTDVCDRFHGTLTRAQWSRHFPRVDYSPPCPHRT; this is encoded by the coding sequence TTGTTCGAATTCGCGGCGCGCTTACGGAAACTGCGGGAACAGGCCGGTTCTCCCACCTACCGGGACCTCGCGAGGGACGCGCATTATTCGATCGCGTCGCTGTCCTCGGCCGCGGCCGGACGACAGCTGCCCAGCCTGGCCGTCACCCTCGCCTACGTCCGCGTCTGCGGCGGTGACGAGCGGGAATGGAAGCTGATCTGGCAGCGGACGGCCGACGCGTGCACCAGCGCGTGCACCGGACAGGGCACGTCGGCCGAGACCGGCCCCGAGGACCGGAGAAGCGGTGGCGCCAAGCCGCCCTATGTCGGTCTGGCAGCGTTCGGAGAGGCCGATGCCGGTGTTTTCTTCGGCCGCGAGAAACTCACTGGAACCCTTGTCGAACATCTGAAGGAAAAGCGGCTTCTTGTCTTGTTCGGGGCATCCGGATCCGGAAAGTCGTCCGTGCTGCGCGCGGGTGTGCTTCCCGCTTTTCCCGGTGTTTCTTCGCTCGTCTTCACACCCGGCCCGCATCCGCTGGAGGAATGCGCCGTCCGGCTGGCGGCCCGCGCCGGGGCCGACCCCGGTCAGGTGCGCGACGGACTCACCGCCGAGCCGCCCACCTTCCACCGGCTGGTGCGGCGGATCCTCGCGCGGGAGCAGGAGGCGGGCTCCACGGCGGACGAACTGCTCGTCGTCGTGGACCAGTTCGAGGAGGTCTTCACCGTCTGCCGCGACCCGCGGGAACGGGAGCGGTTCCTCGCCGCGCTCCTGCACGCGGCACAGGCCCCCGACAGCCGCACGCGGGTCGCCATCGCCGTACGGTCCGACTTCTACACGCACTGCACACGGCTGCCCGGCCTCGTCGACGTCCTGCCCCATGCCCACCATCCCGTCGGCCCGATGACCGTCGAGGAGCTGCGAGCGGCGATCGTCAAGCCCGCCGCCCGCTCCCGCCTCACCGTCGAGAGCGCCCTGCTGACGAGCCTCACCGCCGACGCCCACGGCCGGCCGGGAGCCCTGCCCCTGCTGTCGCACGCACTGCTGGAGACCTGGAGCCGACGGCGGGGCAACGCTCTCACACTGGCCGGATACCGTGCGGCGGGCGGCTTCGAGGGTGCGCTCGCCCAGACCGCCGAGGCGTTCCACCATGCCCTGGGCGACAGCGGGCGACAGGCCGCGCGCCGGCTGTTCCTGCGGCTCGTCGCGCTGGGCGAGGGCACCGAGGACACCAAACGCCGGGTGCCGCGTCAGGAACTCGACGACGGTCCCGATACCGAGTTCGTCCTCGAACAGGCGACCCGGGCCAGGCTGCTGACCGTCGACGGCGACCACGTGGAGATCGCCCACGAGGCGTTGATCCGCTGCTGGCCCCGGCTCGGCGACTGGCTGGAGGAGGACCGCGACCAGGAACGTCTGCGACGCGCGCTCACCGAGGCCACCACGCTCTGGGAGTCCCTGGACCACGACCCCGACATCCTGTACCGCGGCGTACGTCTCGCCGCCGCGAAGGACCTCCCGCGACAGGCACTGACCACACGGGAACGCGCCTTCCTCGATGCCGGCGAGTCGGCGGCGCGGCAGACGCAGCGGCGCGAGGGCCGCCGCCTGCGTCGTCTGCGCAGGCTGGTCGGCGCCCTGGTCGTCCTGCTCGTGTGTGCCGTGGCCGCCGCCGGCTTCGCCGTACAGGCGCAGAGCACCATCACACGGCAACGCAACGAGGCCGTGATCCTGCGAGCCGCCGACGAGGCCGTGCGCCTCAGCCCGAGCAATCCGTCACTGGCCGTCCCGATCGCGCTGGCCGCCTACCGCCAGGCCCCGCAGAGCCGCACCCGGGACGCCCTGCTCAGCACCCTGTCCATCGCGTCGACCGACCCCCGGCCGACCGGGTACACACCGGCCGTGACCGCCGACGGCCGCACCCTGGCCATGGCCGACCAGTCGGAGATCGTCCTGTGGGACCTGAGCGATCCACGACAGCTCCGCCGGCTCGGCGCCATCGACACCCGCGAATTCGCCCTGAACGGGATCGAGTTCACCCCGCACGGCGACACGCTGGTCGGCGTGGGCAGCGACCACGTGCTCCGGCTGTGGGACGTGAGGGACCCCCGCCGTCCCACCCTGTTGTGCAAGCGGCCCACGGGGCACACCGAAGCCGTCTACTCCCTCGCCCTGCGCCACGACGGCCGACTGGCCGCCACCAGCGGTTACGACGACGTCCTCCACCTCTGGGACATCACCGACCCAGCACGTCCCCGCAGGCTCGACAGCCTCGTCGGCCACACCGCCAACGTCAAACCCGTGGCCTTCAGCCCCGACGGAAGGACCCTGGCCTCGGGCTCCGACGACCGCACCATCCGCGTCTGGGACGTCACCGACCCGCGCCACGCCACCCCCGTCGCCGTCCTGAAGGGACACCGGCACTTCGTGGACGCCCTCGCCTACAGTCCGGACGGCCGCACCCTGCTGAGCGGGAGCGACGACCATACGGCGAAGCTGTGGGACATCAGCGATCTCCCCCGGCACCGTCGGCTGAGCGACCTGGTGAGGCACGCCGACATCGTCGCCGGCGTGGCCTTCGCCTCCCACGGCCGCACCGCGGTGACCGTCGGTGTGGACGGCGGGGTGAACGTCTGGGACGTGACCGACCCCGCCCGCCCCGCTCCGCTGGCCCACCTCACCAACCCCCGCGGCACGGTCAAGGAGGTCCGCCACCTCGCGGCACACGGCCTGTTCCTCACCGTGACCGCCCACCGCAGCGTCCAGATCTGGCACACGGAACTCGACCGGGCACTCACCGACGTGTGCGACCGCTTCCACGGCACCCTCACCCGCGCCCAGTGGTCCCGCCACTTCCCCCGCGTCGACTACTCCCCGCCCTGCCCGCACCGCACCTGA
- a CDS encoding Uma2 family endonuclease: MTPGTAERPQMPIEDFEDLAAAAPAHVRLEFVDGRVRTKEPLGVEDFEELERRAPETVRLEYINGKLEVKAMPDGNHRSIFMWLLRQCMQHRPDLDLVPESGVKAEAYRKGRARTDGTLVPVDHFKGDGEWSDADGSLMAVEITSHDRDTDQRDRIDKPVGYAEADIPVYLLIDRDNATVTVFSEPKDGRYQQSPSYPWGATVEIPPPVNITLDTEKLKDYAD, translated from the coding sequence ATGACCCCTGGCACCGCTGAACGTCCGCAGATGCCCATCGAGGACTTCGAGGACCTTGCCGCCGCTGCCCCGGCACACGTACGCCTCGAATTCGTGGACGGGCGGGTCCGCACCAAGGAACCACTCGGCGTCGAGGACTTCGAAGAGCTGGAGCGCCGGGCACCGGAGACCGTCCGGCTTGAGTACATCAACGGAAAACTTGAGGTCAAGGCGATGCCGGACGGCAACCACCGCTCGATCTTCATGTGGCTGCTGCGCCAGTGCATGCAACACCGGCCCGATCTGGACCTCGTGCCCGAATCGGGAGTCAAGGCCGAGGCCTACCGCAAGGGCCGTGCCCGCACGGACGGGACCCTTGTCCCTGTGGACCACTTCAAGGGGGACGGCGAGTGGTCCGACGCCGACGGCTCCCTCATGGCCGTGGAGATCACCTCCCACGACCGTGACACCGACCAGCGTGACCGCATCGACAAACCCGTCGGCTACGCGGAGGCCGACATCCCCGTCTACCTCCTCATCGACCGCGACAACGCCACTGTCACCGTCTTCAGCGAGCCCAAGGACGGCCGCTACCAGCAGTCCCCCAGCTACCCCTGGGGCGCCACCGTCGAGATCCCCCCGCCCGTGAACATCACCCTGGATACCGAAAAACTCAAGGACTACGCAGACTGA
- a CDS encoding SH3 domain-containing protein, which produces MQKRMLAAAALISGVALIAGPLAQAGQATETVAPASGSAHVVRQDLICTVNDDGVNFRGGPGTNHPVLGKVNRGDQLIYRDYDGRWIMGDLVGGTTGVWIYDSYLDC; this is translated from the coding sequence ATGCAGAAGCGAATGCTGGCCGCGGCCGCTCTGATCAGCGGCGTCGCACTGATCGCCGGGCCGCTCGCACAGGCCGGGCAGGCCACCGAGACCGTCGCCCCCGCCTCAGGCTCCGCCCACGTCGTGCGGCAGGACCTCATCTGCACCGTCAACGACGACGGGGTCAACTTCCGTGGCGGCCCCGGCACCAACCACCCGGTCCTCGGCAAGGTGAACAGGGGGGACCAGCTCATCTACCGCGACTACGACGGTCGCTGGATCATGGGCGACCTGGTGGGCGGGACCACCGGCGTCTGGATCTACGACTCCTACCTCGACTGCTGA